Part of the Variovorax paradoxus B4 genome, CGGTGCCTCTGTGGTGTGGGGCCAGTCGCTGCCCCAGAGCATGCGCTCCGGCGCGGCCTGCACCAGCGCGCGCCCCAGCGCATGGGTGTCGCCATAGGCCGGCGCGCCCTCCCGCGAGCGCATGTAGACGCCGGACAGCTTCACCCAGGTGTTGCCCCTGTCGAGCAGCCGGCGCAGCGTGGCGAAGGCGGCGCCGGCCGGCCCTTCGGCGGGATCGATGCGCGCCATGTGGTCGATCACGAGCGAGGCGGGCAAGGCCTCGAGCAACGGCGCCAGTTCGACCAGCTGCCCGGGGTGGACGAAGACCTGGATGTGCCATCCCAGGCGCGCCGCCTTGCGTGCGAGCGCCGTCAGCATTTCCGGCGTGGTGGCGCCCCAGGATTGCGGCGTCACGAAGTTCACGCGGAATCCGCACACGCGCTGCGCCGCGAGGCGCTCGAGCTGCGCATCGTTCACCTCGGCGCCGACCACCGCGACGCCGCGCGCGCTCGTTCCGAGCCGCGCCAGCGCGTCGAGCATGCAGGCGTTGTCGGTGCCATAGGTCGACGGGTTCACGACCACCGTGCGCGACGTGCCCAGCCGCTTCTGGAGCTGGCGATAGGCGGCGACCTCGGCGCGGGGCGGCTGCCGCTTCCAGTGCCGCGAGGGCGCGAACCGCGGATCGAAGATGTGCATGTGGCTGTCGCAGGCGTTGGCGGGCAGCCTGCGCGACGGGCGATCGAGCCCGACCGAATGCGGCACGGGATGCCTGAGCGGGAGATCGGCCATTGGCGCGTCAGTCGAGCTTGATGTTGCCCTGGCGGATCACCTCGGCCCACTTCGCGTCTTCCTTCTTCAGGAAGGCCGCGAACTCGGCCGGCGTGGAGCCGACGGCCTGCACGCCGACGTCGGTGAAGCGCTGCTTCACTTCTTCTTCCTTCAGCACCTCGACCAGCGCCTTGTGCAGCTTCGCGGCGACGGGCTCGGGCGTGCCGGCCGGCAGCAGCAGGCCGTTCCACTCGAAGGCCTCGTAGCCCGGCACGACCGATTCGGCCACCGTCGGCACGTCCGGCAGGCGCCTGGAGCGCTCGGGCGACGAGATCGCGAGCGCCCGCAGCTTGCCCGAGGACACCAGCGGATAGGACGCCGCGATGGTGCTGAACATGAAGTCGACCTGGCCGCCGGTCACGTCCACGATGGCGGGTCCGCCGCTCTTGTAGCCGACGTGCACCATGTCGAGGTCGAGCCGCTGGCGCAACAGCTCCGCCGCCAGCCGCTGCACGGTGCCGCTGCCGCCGGAGGCGAAGTTCAGCTTGCCCGGTGCGGCCTTGGCCTTGGCAACCAGGTCCTTCACGTCCCTGATCGGCGACTCGGCCCTGACGATGAGGATGTTCGGCGCCAGCGAGACCAGCGCCAGCGGCTGCAGCGCATTGGCCGCATACGGCATGCGCGGGAACAGGTGCGGATTGATGGAGTAGGGCGTGGCGTCGTAGAGCACGGTGTAGCCGTCGGCCGGGGCCTTGGCGGCAATGCTCGCGCCGATGGTCCCGCTCGCGCCGGGGCGGTTGTCGACGATCACGCTGGTGCCCAGCTTCACGCCCATGCGCACGGCGAGCACGCGCGCCAGCGCATCGGCCGAGCCGCCGGGCGCGTAAGGGACGACCAAGGTGATCGGACGCTCGGGAAAGGCGGCATGCGCCGAGGCTGCAGCCAGGAAGCAGATCGCCAGCACGCGGCGGATGAAGGTTTTCATGTGTCGTCTCGATGAATGGTTGGGTAGGCAGGAGCAAGAGCGCAGCGCATCCGCTCACTC contains:
- a CDS encoding Bug family tripartite tricarboxylate transporter substrate binding protein — its product is MKTFIRRVLAICFLAAASAHAAFPERPITLVVPYAPGGSADALARVLAVRMGVKLGTSVIVDNRPGASGTIGASIAAKAPADGYTVLYDATPYSINPHLFPRMPYAANALQPLALVSLAPNILIVRAESPIRDVKDLVAKAKAAPGKLNFASGGSGTVQRLAAELLRQRLDLDMVHVGYKSGGPAIVDVTGGQVDFMFSTIAASYPLVSSGKLRALAISSPERSRRLPDVPTVAESVVPGYEAFEWNGLLLPAGTPEPVAAKLHKALVEVLKEEEVKQRFTDVGVQAVGSTPAEFAAFLKKEDAKWAEVIRQGNIKLD
- a CDS encoding amidohydrolase family protein, which gives rise to MADLPLRHPVPHSVGLDRPSRRLPANACDSHMHIFDPRFAPSRHWKRQPPRAEVAAYRQLQKRLGTSRTVVVNPSTYGTDNACMLDALARLGTSARGVAVVGAEVNDAQLERLAAQRVCGFRVNFVTPQSWGATTPEMLTALARKAARLGWHIQVFVHPGQLVELAPLLEALPASLVIDHMARIDPAEGPAGAAFATLRRLLDRGNTWVKLSGVYMRSREGAPAYGDTHALGRALVQAAPERMLWGSDWPHTTEAPGTVDDAGLVDVLRAWCGDDGVMDRILVDNPARLYGFGEA